The Streptomyces pactum genome contains a region encoding:
- a CDS encoding bifunctional riboflavin kinase/FAD synthetase, with translation MQRWRGLEDIPEDWGRSVVTIGSYDGVHRGHQLIIKHAVDRARELGVPVVVVTFDPHPSEVVRPGSHPPLLAPHHRRAELMADLGVDAVLVLPFTKEFSNLSAADFVVKVLVDRLRAKAVVEGPNFRFGHKAAGNVEFLSEQGKVYDFEVEVVDLYVTGDAGGGEPFSSTLTRRLVAEGDVAGAAEILGRPHRVEGVVVRGAQRGREMGFPTANVETLPHTAIPADGVYAGWLHAQGEAMPAAISVGTNPQFEGTERTVEAYAIDRVGLELYGLHVAVDFLAFVRGQAKFETLDALLVQMADDVDRCRDIVAADDARRS, from the coding sequence GTGCAGCGCTGGCGTGGCTTGGAGGACATCCCCGAGGACTGGGGACGCAGCGTCGTCACCATCGGCTCCTACGACGGTGTCCACCGCGGGCACCAGCTCATCATCAAGCACGCCGTGGACCGCGCCCGCGAGCTGGGCGTACCCGTCGTCGTCGTCACCTTCGACCCGCACCCCAGCGAGGTCGTCCGCCCCGGCAGCCACCCGCCGCTGCTCGCCCCGCACCACCGCCGCGCCGAACTGATGGCGGACCTGGGCGTGGACGCGGTGCTGGTCCTCCCGTTCACCAAGGAGTTCTCGAACCTGTCCGCGGCCGACTTCGTGGTCAAGGTCCTGGTGGACCGGCTGCGTGCCAAGGCGGTCGTCGAGGGCCCCAACTTCCGCTTCGGCCACAAGGCCGCGGGCAACGTCGAGTTCCTCTCCGAGCAGGGCAAGGTCTACGACTTCGAGGTCGAGGTCGTCGACCTGTACGTGACCGGTGACGCGGGCGGCGGCGAGCCGTTCTCCTCGACGCTGACCCGCCGCCTGGTCGCCGAGGGCGACGTCGCGGGCGCCGCGGAGATCCTGGGCCGACCGCACCGCGTCGAGGGCGTCGTCGTCCGGGGCGCCCAGCGCGGCCGGGAGATGGGCTTTCCCACGGCCAACGTCGAGACCCTCCCGCACACCGCCATCCCGGCCGACGGCGTCTACGCCGGGTGGCTGCACGCCCAGGGCGAGGCGATGCCGGCCGCGATCTCCGTCGGCACCAACCCGCAGTTCGAGGGCACCGAGCGCACGGTGGAGGCGTACGCCATCGACCGCGTCGGCCTCGAACTGTACGGCCTGCACGTCGCCGTGGACTTCCTCGCCTTCGTGCGGGGCCAGGCGAAGTTCGAGACGCTGGACGCGCTTCTCGTGCAGATGGCCGACGACGTCGACAGGTGCCGCGACATCGTCGCGGCGGACGACGCCCGGCGGTCCTGA
- a CDS encoding ABC transporter substrate-binding protein, translated as MSTHDQHGSGRTGTSPRRIRLLAAAGATALLLASGVAAPSASAAEDDKVLTVAVAQSVDSLSPFLAVRLLSTSIHRLTYEYLTNYDPEDNHVVPGLATEWKSSPDKLTWTYTIRSDSKWSDGRQATAEDAAWTFNKMMTDDGAATANGSFVTNFAKVTAPSPTQLVIRLKKPQATMTALDVPIVPRHVWEKVDDLSKFNNDKNFPVVGNGPFVLTDYKPDSYVRLKANKDFWRGAPEFDELVFRYYKDQDAAVAALRKGEVSFVSGSPSLTPAQSASLEDEEDIHVNDAPGRRFYALATNPGARAKDGTKFGDGHPSLLDQRVRHALFMAVDRKAIVDKVFQGHAVEGEGYIPPRFPQYFFEPSADQKLAYDPAEAARLLDEAGYRTNADGERLGKDGKPLNYRVLCHATDPNDKAVGKYLEEWWGELGISITLNCLDNVTDPWLAGEYDLAFDGWSVNPDPDFVLSIHTCDALPATPKDTGATDNFICDQTYDELYARQLAEYDPAKRADLVKQMQSRLYDLGYMNVMAYPNAVEAYRTDQIESITTMPSAAGNIYGQDGYWSWWSAVPADSGDSSGGSSSTGAVIGIAAGAVVLVGLGVLFLVRRRATADDRE; from the coding sequence ATGAGCACACACGATCAGCACGGCAGTGGACGTACCGGCACCAGCCCGCGGAGGATCCGGCTGCTCGCCGCCGCGGGCGCCACCGCACTCCTCCTCGCATCGGGGGTCGCCGCCCCGTCGGCCTCGGCCGCCGAGGACGACAAGGTGCTCACCGTCGCCGTGGCGCAGAGCGTCGACTCGCTCAGTCCCTTCCTGGCGGTACGGCTGCTCAGCACGAGCATCCACCGGCTGACGTACGAGTACCTGACCAACTACGACCCCGAGGACAACCACGTCGTCCCGGGCCTGGCCACCGAGTGGAAGTCGTCGCCGGACAAGCTGACCTGGACGTACACGATCCGCTCCGACTCCAAGTGGTCGGACGGCCGGCAGGCCACCGCCGAGGACGCGGCGTGGACGTTCAACAAGATGATGACCGACGACGGCGCCGCCACCGCCAACGGCAGCTTCGTCACCAACTTCGCGAAGGTCACCGCCCCCAGCCCGACCCAACTGGTGATCCGGCTGAAGAAGCCGCAGGCCACGATGACCGCGCTCGACGTGCCGATCGTCCCCAGACACGTCTGGGAGAAGGTCGACGACCTCTCGAAGTTCAACAACGACAAGAACTTCCCGGTCGTCGGGAACGGGCCGTTCGTCCTCACGGACTACAAGCCGGACAGCTATGTGCGGCTGAAGGCCAACAAGGACTTCTGGCGGGGCGCGCCCGAGTTCGACGAGCTGGTCTTCCGCTACTACAAGGACCAGGACGCTGCCGTGGCCGCCCTGCGCAAGGGCGAGGTGTCGTTCGTGTCCGGGTCGCCGTCGCTGACGCCCGCCCAGTCCGCCTCGCTCGAGGACGAGGAGGACATCCACGTCAACGACGCGCCCGGACGCCGCTTCTACGCCCTCGCCACCAACCCGGGCGCGCGGGCCAAGGACGGCACGAAGTTCGGTGACGGCCACCCCTCACTGCTGGACCAGCGGGTGCGGCACGCACTGTTCATGGCGGTGGACCGCAAGGCGATCGTCGACAAGGTGTTCCAGGGGCACGCGGTCGAGGGGGAGGGCTACATCCCGCCGCGCTTCCCGCAGTACTTCTTCGAGCCGTCGGCCGACCAGAAGCTGGCGTACGACCCGGCGGAGGCGGCCCGGCTGCTCGACGAGGCGGGCTACCGGACGAACGCCGACGGCGAGCGCCTGGGCAAGGACGGAAAACCGCTGAACTACCGCGTCCTGTGCCACGCCACCGACCCGAACGACAAGGCGGTCGGCAAGTACCTGGAGGAGTGGTGGGGCGAGCTCGGCATCTCGATCACCCTCAACTGCCTGGACAACGTGACCGACCCATGGCTGGCCGGCGAGTACGACCTGGCCTTCGACGGCTGGTCCGTCAACCCCGACCCGGACTTCGTACTCTCCATCCACACCTGCGACGCGCTCCCGGCCACGCCGAAGGACACGGGAGCCACCGACAACTTCATCTGCGACCAGACGTACGACGAGCTGTACGCCCGGCAGTTGGCCGAGTACGACCCCGCCAAGCGGGCGGACCTCGTCAAGCAGATGCAGTCGCGGCTGTACGACCTGGGGTACATGAACGTCATGGCCTATCCGAACGCCGTCGAGGCCTACCGCACGGACCAGATCGAGTCGATCACGACGATGCCCTCCGCGGCGGGCAACATCTACGGGCAGGACGGCTACTGGAGCTGGTGGTCGGCGGTCCCCGCGGACTCCGGTGACTCCTCCGGTGGTTCGTCGTCGACCGGAGCCGTGATCGGGATCGCCGCGGGCGCCGTCGTCCTCGTCGGGCTCGGGGTGCTCTTCCTGGTCCGCCGCCGGGCGACGGCGGACGACCGTGAGTAG
- a CDS encoding ABC transporter ATP-binding protein: MTSTPTTRNPPTSTASSLLSVEGLRVAFPGRRGAPAARAVDGVDLDIGRGEIVALVGESGCGKTTLARCLLGLVPPTAGRVTFDGAPLPRSARALKAYRRRAQLVLQDPSGSLNPRHTVYDVVAEGLRIHGHAGDERTAVAEALSRAGLRPPERFFLRYPHELSGGQRQRVVIAGALVLEPELLVADEPVASLDASVRGEILALLLRLRTELGLSALVVTHDLGLAWNIADRVAVMYLGRIVETGAVEQVLTAPRHPYTQALLSVLPEAPGAPVVLSGEPPDPSHVTAGCRFHVRCQILAGGEAERAGVADACRHRELEILRGGDAAQVACHWARAEQPAAGTGDAAVGRRPN; this comes from the coding sequence ATGACGAGCACTCCGACGACGAGGAATCCGCCGACGAGCACCGCGTCTTCGCTGTTGAGCGTTGAGGGGTTGCGGGTCGCCTTCCCCGGCCGGCGCGGAGCGCCCGCCGCCCGGGCCGTGGACGGGGTCGATCTCGACATCGGGCGGGGCGAGATCGTCGCGCTGGTCGGCGAGTCGGGCTGCGGGAAGACGACCCTCGCCCGCTGTCTGCTCGGCCTGGTCCCGCCCACCGCGGGCCGCGTCACCTTCGACGGCGCACCGCTCCCCCGCTCCGCCCGCGCGCTGAAGGCGTACCGCAGGCGGGCCCAACTGGTCCTCCAGGACCCGAGCGGCTCACTGAACCCGCGGCACACGGTGTACGACGTCGTCGCCGAGGGTCTGCGCATCCACGGTCACGCGGGGGACGAGCGAACGGCGGTCGCCGAGGCGCTGTCCCGTGCCGGGCTGCGTCCGCCGGAGCGCTTCTTCCTGCGTTACCCGCACGAGCTGTCCGGCGGCCAGCGCCAGCGGGTGGTGATCGCGGGCGCACTGGTCCTGGAACCGGAACTCCTCGTCGCCGACGAACCGGTGGCCTCCCTCGACGCGTCGGTGCGCGGCGAGATCCTCGCGCTGCTGCTGCGGCTGCGCACCGAGCTCGGCCTGTCCGCGCTGGTGGTGACCCACGACCTGGGTCTGGCCTGGAACATCGCCGACCGGGTCGCGGTGATGTACCTCGGCCGGATCGTCGAGACGGGCGCGGTGGAGCAGGTGCTGACGGCCCCCCGGCATCCGTACACCCAGGCCCTGCTGTCCGTCCTGCCGGAGGCACCCGGCGCTCCGGTCGTGCTGTCGGGCGAACCCCCGGATCCGTCGCACGTCACCGCCGGCTGCCGCTTCCACGTCCGCTGCCAGATCCTGGCCGGTGGCGAGGCAGAACGAGCCGGGGTCGCCGACGCGTGCCGGCACCGGGAGCTGGAGATCCTGCGCGGCGGCGACGCGGCCCAGGTCGCCTGCCACTGGGCCCGGGCGGAGCAGCCGGCGGCCGGGACGGGGGACGCCGCGGTCGGGCGCCGGCCGAACTGA
- a CDS encoding ABC transporter ATP-binding protein: protein MSLLEVRDLHVTYPGGAAALRGVDLSLVAGEKLGIAGESGCGKSTLALALLRLLPPGARTGGQILLEGEDVLTMKWGRVRAVRWAGASIVFQGAMHSLNAVHRIGDQIAEPILLHRGASPAGARKRTGELLEQVGLPAARARAYPHELSGGQRQRVMIAMALACDPRLIVADEPTTALDVMIQAQILRLIEGLVGEQDVGLIMISHDLAVLADTCDRLAVMYAGRVVEEGPARQVYEDARHPYGRALSGAFPRIGDPASRFAPRGLPGDPPDPAAVPSGCAFHPRCPVALDVCATQDQALRAAGADRWAACVHVGSDGTGTPPADDTTSGGTASGGTPPARDEGVRSSTP from the coding sequence TTGAGTCTGCTCGAGGTCCGCGACCTGCACGTGACGTATCCCGGCGGTGCGGCCGCCCTGCGCGGGGTCGACCTGAGCCTCGTCGCGGGGGAGAAGCTCGGCATCGCGGGCGAGTCCGGCTGCGGCAAGTCCACCCTGGCGCTGGCGTTGCTGAGGCTGCTGCCGCCCGGCGCGCGGACCGGCGGGCAGATCCTGCTGGAGGGCGAGGACGTGCTGACCATGAAGTGGGGCCGGGTGCGTGCGGTCCGCTGGGCGGGGGCGTCGATCGTCTTCCAGGGCGCGATGCACTCCCTGAACGCCGTGCACCGCATCGGTGACCAGATCGCCGAGCCGATCCTGCTGCACCGCGGGGCCTCGCCGGCCGGCGCCCGGAAGAGGACGGGTGAGCTGTTGGAGCAGGTGGGCCTGCCGGCGGCGCGGGCGAGGGCCTACCCGCACGAGCTGTCCGGCGGCCAGCGGCAGCGGGTCATGATCGCGATGGCGCTGGCCTGCGACCCGCGTCTGATCGTCGCCGACGAGCCCACCACGGCACTCGACGTGATGATCCAGGCGCAGATCCTGCGGCTGATCGAGGGCTTGGTGGGTGAGCAGGACGTCGGCCTGATCATGATCAGCCACGACCTCGCCGTGCTGGCCGACACCTGCGACCGGCTCGCGGTGATGTACGCGGGCCGGGTGGTCGAGGAGGGCCCGGCACGGCAGGTCTACGAGGACGCCCGGCACCCGTACGGCCGGGCGCTGTCGGGGGCGTTCCCCAGGATCGGGGACCCGGCCTCGCGGTTCGCGCCGCGCGGGCTGCCGGGTGACCCGCCGGACCCGGCGGCGGTGCCGTCGGGGTGCGCGTTCCATCCGAGGTGCCCGGTCGCGCTGGACGTCTGCGCCACGCAGGACCAGGCGTTGCGGGCGGCGGGCGCGGACCGGTGGGCGGCGTGCGTGCACGTGGGGTCCGACGGCACCGGCACACCGCCCGCCGACGACACGACGTCCGGCGGCACGGCGTCCGGCGGCACTCCGCCGGCGCGGGACGAGGGAGTGAGGAGCAGCACCCCATGA
- a CDS encoding ABC transporter permease produces the protein MGGERPPGPPPRRLTVGAYPRYVAGKLAGAAVSLLAVLVTSFFLFRMIPGDPVKFMTGRRPVSAEQIAVYRREFGLDLPLWQQFTEYCGKALTGDLGTSYQFRAPVVDKIGEALPNTLLLTGTAFVLYTALGVFLGTRSAWRHGRLGDRLHTGLALTLYSIPSFWLGLLLIIVLSVGVDPIPGLFPTGGMESGSEEGFARTVDIAHHLVLPVVTLVAVEYGQTLLVTRSALLDEMGGDYLTTARAKGLRDDLVRRRHAVPNALLPTVTLVFVNLGRTVAGVILVETVFSWPGLGGLFYQALSVPDLPLVQGLFFVFAAAVILMNTLADLLYPLFDPRVGR, from the coding sequence GTGGGCGGAGAGCGGCCGCCCGGGCCGCCGCCCCGCCGGCTCACCGTCGGCGCCTACCCGCGGTACGTGGCGGGCAAGCTGGCCGGAGCGGCCGTCTCCCTGCTCGCCGTCCTGGTCACCAGCTTCTTCCTGTTCAGGATGATCCCCGGCGATCCGGTGAAGTTCATGACGGGGCGCCGTCCGGTCTCGGCCGAGCAGATCGCCGTCTACCGGCGGGAGTTCGGGCTCGACCTGCCGCTGTGGCAGCAGTTCACGGAATACTGCGGCAAGGCGCTCACCGGGGACCTCGGCACGTCGTACCAGTTCCGCGCGCCGGTCGTCGACAAGATCGGCGAGGCGCTGCCGAACACCCTGTTGCTCACCGGCACGGCGTTCGTGCTCTACACCGCGCTGGGCGTCTTCCTCGGCACCCGCTCGGCGTGGCGGCACGGCCGGCTCGGCGACCGTCTCCACACCGGCCTGGCGCTGACGCTCTACTCCATCCCGTCCTTCTGGCTGGGGCTGCTGCTCATCATCGTCCTGTCGGTCGGCGTGGACCCGATTCCCGGCCTGTTCCCGACCGGGGGCATGGAGTCGGGCAGCGAGGAGGGCTTCGCCCGGACCGTGGACATCGCCCACCACCTCGTACTCCCGGTGGTGACCCTGGTCGCCGTGGAGTACGGGCAGACACTCCTGGTCACCCGGTCGGCGCTGCTGGACGAGATGGGCGGCGACTACCTGACGACGGCACGGGCCAAGGGCCTCAGGGACGATCTCGTACGCCGTCGGCACGCCGTGCCCAACGCGCTGCTGCCGACCGTCACGCTGGTCTTCGTCAACCTGGGGCGGACCGTGGCGGGAGTCATCCTCGTCGAGACGGTCTTCTCCTGGCCGGGGCTCGGCGGGCTGTTCTACCAGGCGCTCAGCGTGCCCGATCTTCCGTTGGTGCAGGGGCTGTTCTTCGTCTTCGCCGCCGCGGTGATCCTCATGAACACGCTGGCCGACCTGCTGTATCCACTGTTCGATCCGAGGGTGGGCCGATGA
- a CDS encoding ABC transporter permease, protein MTAETPGSAKSPKTPGSPESPETTGSPGSPESPETTGSPESPDAPGSPQSGESSESPAKSAAPGPRALARRRRRASVARFWKEYRRHRAGVFGLAALALFVLVALTAPLTVGSDVERVTNAPGQPLESPSGRFPLGTDQFGRDLLGLLIWGSRVSLLVGLLAAALSVTIGALIGITAGHFRGWYATVMMRITDWFLVMPTLVLAIVLATVLSRSLGTIVLAIGVTTWPTTARLVRAQTLAVESRPYIERAKALGGGHWHIMSRHVLPNVMPLVLAQTTLIISSAILAEATLAFLGLGDPGVVSWGGLLQDAREAGSVSSGDWWYLVPPGVGIALVALAFTLCGRAVEAVLNPRLGVSR, encoded by the coding sequence ATGACCGCCGAGACACCCGGAAGCGCCAAGAGCCCCAAGACACCCGGGAGTCCCGAGAGCCCCGAGACGACCGGGAGTCCCGGGAGTCCCGAGAGCCCCGAGACGACCGGGAGTCCCGAGAGCCCCGACGCACCCGGGAGCCCCCAGAGTGGCGAGAGCTCCGAGTCCCCGGCGAAATCCGCGGCGCCCGGCCCGCGCGCTCTCGCCCGGCGGCGGCGCCGGGCCTCGGTCGCGCGCTTCTGGAAGGAGTACCGCAGGCACCGCGCGGGGGTGTTCGGGCTGGCGGCGTTGGCGCTGTTCGTGCTCGTCGCGCTGACCGCGCCGCTCACCGTCGGATCGGACGTGGAGCGTGTGACCAACGCGCCCGGACAGCCGCTGGAGAGCCCGAGCGGCCGGTTCCCGCTGGGCACCGACCAGTTCGGGCGGGACCTGCTGGGCCTGCTGATCTGGGGCTCGCGCGTCTCGCTGCTAGTCGGGCTGCTCGCGGCCGCGCTGTCGGTGACGATCGGGGCGCTCATCGGGATCACGGCCGGGCACTTCCGCGGCTGGTACGCCACGGTGATGATGCGGATCACGGACTGGTTCCTGGTGATGCCGACGCTGGTGCTCGCCATCGTGCTGGCGACGGTCCTGTCCCGTTCCCTCGGCACGATCGTGCTGGCGATCGGCGTGACCACCTGGCCCACCACGGCCCGGCTGGTGCGGGCGCAGACGCTGGCGGTGGAGTCACGGCCGTACATCGAACGCGCGAAGGCGCTCGGGGGCGGGCACTGGCACATCATGTCCCGGCACGTGCTGCCCAACGTCATGCCGCTGGTCCTCGCCCAGACGACCCTGATCATCTCCTCCGCGATCCTGGCCGAGGCGACCCTGGCCTTCCTGGGGCTCGGGGACCCGGGAGTCGTGTCCTGGGGAGGGCTGTTGCAGGACGCGCGGGAGGCGGGGTCCGTGAGTTCCGGCGACTGGTGGTACCTGGTGCCGCCGGGCGTCGGGATCGCGCTGGTGGCGCTGGCGTTCACCTTGTGCGGGCGTGCCGTGGAGGCCGTACTGAATCCGAGGCTGGGGGTGTCGCGTTGA